The genomic region CGAGCACCTCGAGCTCCTGGGCGGCCACATGGTCGGCCCGGACGTCTCGGAGCTTCTGCCCGAGCTCACGCTCGCGCAGAAGTGGGATCTCACCGCTCTCGAGGCTGCGCGCAACGTGCACACGCACCCGACGCTGTCGGAGGCCGTGCAGGAGGCCTTCCACGGCCTCGCCGGCCACATGATCAACCTCTGACGCGACGCGTTCGAGCGACAGAGCCCCGGGACTTCGGAAGTCCCGGGGCTCTTCGCGTCAGCGGGTGTTCAGAAGCCGAGGGCGCGCGCCAGCTTCGAGTTCGCCGTCGAGGGCTTGCCGCCCACCGTGCGGACCGCCGCCTGGATGCCGGCGACGATCGCGGCGAACGTCTGCAGGTCGCGCGGCCCGGTCGGCGTGCCGGGGCCGAGCTCGACCTCCCACTCGCGCCACGAGCGCTCGGTGCCGAGCCGCTCGTCGCGCGTGGTGACGTGGTCGTCGGCGAACTCGGCCAGCAGCTCCCCCGTCGCCGTGCGCAGGGCGTAGGCGGTGCGGGTGTTGCGGATGCGCGCGAGGGGCTTCAGCTCGCCGTCGGTGATCTCGTCGATGCGCGCCCGCACGGCGGGCGGGATCTCCATGCCGTCGGTGAGCGGCCACTGCTCTTCGCTGCGGCCGTGACCCTCGCGCGGGCCCTTGAGATGCCAGCCGGCGTCGGGGCCGCCCGTGCGCCGCCGCAGCGCGTAGCCGGCGTGGGCGAGCGTCCAGTCGTCGGTGTCGAGGTACTGCGCGTCCAGATCGCGCACCTCGGCGTCGCCGACCTCGACGACGCCCGGGACGGTCGTCCAGTCGGGCAGGCGGGTGAAGTCGTCGACCTCGAACTTGAACTCGATCTCCACCGAGCGCGTCGGCTGTCCGTCCGCGCCCGGTGCCTGCTCAGTCGTCGGACGGTCCGATCTCTTCGGTGGCCTCGACGAACCAGAACTCCGCCTCGGTGGGGCCGTCGTCGTCACCCGTGTGCTCGAGCGCGCCACGTCGCTCGTAGACGATCTGGCCCTCTCCGTAGGGGACGATCATCTCGTCGAGTTCGGGCGATGACAGGGGCAGCACCTGCCCGTCGAGCGGGCCTCCGTGCAGTCGAGCGATTGCCATGTGCCGAGCATAGTCCCGCCGCGTTTCGCATGCCCCCGACACCCCCGTGTCTCCGCAGGACCGGCGGGACGAAGGTCCCCTCCCCGAGGCCGTACGCTGGTGTGGCCATGAAACCGTTCGTCCTGCTCGCGACGCGCGCCGAAGACCTGCCGGCCGACGAGGAGTACGAGCTGTTCCTCCGCTACGGCGGCCTCGCCGAGCGCGATCTCATCCGCGTGCGCCTCGAGGCAGGGCCCATGCCCGACTTCGACCTCGACGAGCTGTCGGGCTTCATCGTCGGCGGCGGACCGTTCAACGCCTCGGACCCGCTCGAGAAGAAGTCGTCCGTGCAGCGGCGCGTGGAAGCGGAGTTCCAGGCGCTCCTCACGCGCGTGGTCGCACGCGACTTCCCGTTCCTCGGCGCCTGCTACGGCGTCGGAACGGTCGGCGCGTATCTGGGCGCGAGGATCGACAGGACCTACGCCGAGCCGGTGAGCGTCGTGGAGGTGTCGATGACGGATGCCGGCGCCGCCGATCCGCTGCTGGCCGG from Microbacter sp. GSS18 harbors:
- a CDS encoding CYTH domain-containing protein; amino-acid sequence: MEIEFKFEVDDFTRLPDWTTVPGVVEVGDAEVRDLDAQYLDTDDWTLAHAGYALRRRTGGPDAGWHLKGPREGHGRSEEQWPLTDGMEIPPAVRARIDEITDGELKPLARIRNTRTAYALRTATGELLAEFADDHVTTRDERLGTERSWREWEVELGPGTPTGPRDLQTFAAIVAGIQAAVRTVGGKPSTANSKLARALGF
- a CDS encoding glutamine amidotransferase, which gives rise to MKPFVLLATRAEDLPADEEYELFLRYGGLAERDLIRVRLEAGPMPDFDLDELSGFIVGGGPFNASDPLEKKSSVQRRVEAEFQALLTRVVARDFPFLGACYGVGTVGAYLGARIDRTYAEPVSVVEVSMTDAGAADPLLAGMPPTFGAFVGHKEAITALPPQATLLASSPTCPVQMFRVGQNVYATQFHPELDVEGITTRIHAYADYGYFASHELELTLSAVRRIAVSHPSRILRTFVERYARH